Proteins encoded in a region of the Micropterus dolomieu isolate WLL.071019.BEF.003 ecotype Adirondacks linkage group LG07, ASM2129224v1, whole genome shotgun sequence genome:
- the cfap91 gene encoding cilia- and flagella-associated protein 91 isoform X1 encodes MSINVTRTIPKKNYANKVVMRQRVYDYFYDPVYTVSSQVDHARSCVKAYASKDRVRRVPEFESMFSNLPHHPRYTVQLDPVDPVPVFIDRRWRGHTEQRRGALQQLAGVFPNAQPWLKREERQVTGADRWKYFKRPLIPFAQQVPPDVIFALPKEDFLSTGGNNTEHQPTHFTVGVQTDYRESEAQTDPYSPEYVVQPGTTPSELLQLAALTWGRGLPAGLAEVEMIERARAKQAWEATLPPLDDLSQLDKRRRMMEEMEAKEWAFREGEIQKLQEARLAVLKDLLKQRDKAQKDVTSERLNQIYSKHQKDKETKLHKIHNDYIRSLRKLEAKRRNVEGKLEQCGIVRDYTDSQTYTLQIRRDTFTNRNTRNNELKSYYLDTYEGLLELEAGLSASVLKPQVKRPKPKVNISKDVIKPPVSRAVELMKKYKALREEKNKQLTRKSLRFLVKKEKPVPRPVTPRLEEPPEGDEEIDHAIIQLQKLLRGRSIQYEMFMGKENHLALIQELRTVNALQREEQELQKADKELVMTLKIQRDKHRHKTSQEEASQARVVGEELEHLFDTLSKQLIHLQEERRIHAFTLLAERDRRLREAEESGRRQVEECRRREEDEIFRQVVQVHQETVDLYLEDIILGTLEQTADQQAREEIHRRAKEVNDIAYAMEESSRNDLQSEEIVSELVYSFLIPEVEKFSVRQRVHQRQHRHLQAARSIIQGTAEHSGILPSTLGASRSIFPSERASNRVLKEMISQVEQKQGKEAEQYHTQTE; translated from the exons ATGAGCATAAATGTCACTCGTACAATTCCTAAGAAAAATTATGCTAATAAAGTTGTTATGCGCCAGCGGGTTTATGACTACTTTTACG ATCCAGTTTACACGGTGTCATCGCAGGTAGACCATGCCAGGTCCTGCGTCAAGGCCTATGCGTCTAAGGACCGAGTA AGAAGAGTGCCTGAGTTTGAGTCTATGTTCAGTAACTTGCCCCACCATCCACGGTACACTGTTCAACTGGACCCTGTAGACCCAGTGCCAGTCTTTATTGATCGTCGCTGGCGAGGCCACACAGAACAGCGCAGAGGGGCACTCCAGCAGCTGGCTGG GGTTTTTCCAAATGCTCAACCATGGCTGAAAAGGGAGGAGCGCCAAGTGACCGGAGCTGATCGCTGGAAATACTTTAAACG CCCTCTGATTCCTTTTGCACAGCAGGTTCCCCCAGATGTGATTTTTGCTTTGCCAAA GGAAGACTTTTTATCCACTGGTGGAAACAATACTGAGCACCAGCCCACCCACTTTACTGTGGGGGTCCAGACAGACTACAGGGAAAGTGAAGCACAGACAGACCCATACAGCCCTGAGTATGTGGTACAACCTGGTACAACTCCCTCAGAGCTCCTGCAACTGGCAGCTTTGACTTGGG GTCGTGGTCTGCCGGCAGGCCTGGCAGAAGTGGAAATGATTGAGCGGGCACGTGCCAAACAAGCTTGGGAGGCCACCCTTCCTCCATTGGATGACCTTAGTCAGCTTGACAAGAGGAGACGTAtgatggaggagatggaggccAAAGAGTGGGCTTTCAGAGAAGGAGAAATCCAGAA GTTGCAAGAGGCTCGTCTCGCTGTGCTGAAGGACCTCTTGAAGCAGAGAGATAAGGCCCAGAAAGATGTTACAAGTGAGAGACTGAACCAGATATATTCTAAGCACCAAAAAGACAAGGAGACCAAACTACACAAGATTCACAATGACTACATTAGGT CACTGAGGAAACTGGAAGCCAAGAGGAGAAACGTGGAGGGGAAGCTTGAGCAATGTGGCATTGTCAGAGACTACACAGATTCTCAGACATATACCCTTCAGATCCGCAGGGACACATTCACCAACAGGAACACTCGCAACAATGAGTTAAAAAGCTACTACTTAGACACATATGAAG GCTTGCTAGAATTAGAGGCAGGACTATCTGCCTCCGTCCTCAAGCCACAGGTGAAAAGACCCAAACCCAAAGTCAACATCAGCAAGGATGTGATCAAGCCCCCTGTGAGCAGAGCAGTAGAACTGATGAAGAAATACAAG GCCCtgagagaggagaagaacaaGCAATTGACAAGGAAGTCCTTGCGTTTTCTTGTCAAGAAGGAGAAGCCCGTTCCTCGTCCTGTCACTCCCAGATTGGAGGAGCCACCAGAG GGGGATGAGGAGATAGACCACGCAATCATCCAATTGCAGAAGCTACTGAGAGGAAGAAGCATCCAATACGAG ATGTTTATGGGCAAGGAAAACCATCTGGCACTCATCCAGGAACTAAGGACTGTAAATGCCCTTcagagagaagagcaggagCTACAGAAAGCTGACAAAGAGCTCGTCATGACCCTAAAAATACAGAGAGACAAACATAGACACAAg ACCTCTCAAGAGGAGGCATCTCAGGCTAGAGTGGTTGGTGAAGAGCTTGAACACCTGTTCGACACCTTGTCCAAGCAGCTGATTCATCTCCAGGAAGAGCGAAGGATCCATGCATTTACCCTGCTGGCTGAGAGAGACCGTCGCCTACGAGAGGCTGAGGAGAGTGGGCGGAGGCAGGTGGAGGAGTGCAGACGCAGAGAAGAAGATGAGATCTTTAGACAA GTGGTGCAGGTACACCAGGAAACTGTGGATTTGTATTTGGAGGACATCATCTTAGGGACCTTGGAGCAGACAGCTGACCAGCAGGCCAGAGAAGAGATCCACAGGAGGGCAAAGGAGGTCAATGACATTGCTTATGCCATGGAGGAAAG TAGCCGAAATGATCTTCAGTCGGAGGAGATTGTGTCAGAGTTGGTGTACAGTTTCCTTATCCCAGAGGTGGAGAAGTTCAGCGTCAGACAAAGAG TGCACCAGAGGCAGCATAGACACTTGCAGGCAGCTCGGAGTATTATTCAGGGGACTGCAGAGCATTCTGGGATCCTTCCTAGTACTCTGGGGGCCTCTCGGTCAATCTTTCCCTCTGAAAGAGCTTCCAACCGAGTCCTCAAGGAGATGATCAGCCAAGTGGAGCAGAAGCAAGGGAAGGAAGCAGAGCAGTACCACACTCAAACCGAGTAG
- the cfap91 gene encoding cilia- and flagella-associated protein 91 isoform X2, translating to MSINVTRTIPKKNYANKVVMRQRVYDYFYDPVYTVSSQVDHARSCVKAYASKDRVRRVPEFESMFSNLPHHPRYTVQLDPVDPVPVFIDRRWRGHTEQRRGALQQLAGVFPNAQPWLKREERQVTGADRWKYFKRPLIPFAQQVPPDVIFALPKEDFLSTGGNNTEHQPTHFTVGVQTDYRESEAQTDPYSPEYVVQPGTTPSELLQLAALTWGRGLPAGLAEVEMIERARAKQAWEATLPPLDDLSQLDKRRRMMEEMEAKEWAFREGEIQKLQEARLAVLKDLLKQRDKAQKDVTSERLNQIYSKHQKDKETKLHKIHNDYIRSLRKLEAKRRNVEGKLEQCGIVRDYTDSQTYTLQIRRDTFTNRNTRNNELKSYYLDTYEGLLELEAGLSASVLKPQVKRPKPKVNISKDVIKPPVSRAVELMKKYKALREEKNKQLTRKSLRFLVKKEKPVPRPVTPRLEEPPEGDEEIDHAIIQLQKLLRGRSIQYEMFMGKENHLALIQELRTVNALQREEQELQKADKELVMTLKIQRDKHRHKTSQEEASQARVVGEELEHLFDTLSKQLIHLQEERRIHAFTLLAERDRRLREAEESGRRQVEECRRREEDEIFRQVVQVHQETVDLYLEDIILGTLEQTADQQAREEIHRRAKEVNDIAYAMEESRNDLQSEEIVSELVYSFLIPEVEKFSVRQRVHQRQHRHLQAARSIIQGTAEHSGILPSTLGASRSIFPSERASNRVLKEMISQVEQKQGKEAEQYHTQTE from the exons ATGAGCATAAATGTCACTCGTACAATTCCTAAGAAAAATTATGCTAATAAAGTTGTTATGCGCCAGCGGGTTTATGACTACTTTTACG ATCCAGTTTACACGGTGTCATCGCAGGTAGACCATGCCAGGTCCTGCGTCAAGGCCTATGCGTCTAAGGACCGAGTA AGAAGAGTGCCTGAGTTTGAGTCTATGTTCAGTAACTTGCCCCACCATCCACGGTACACTGTTCAACTGGACCCTGTAGACCCAGTGCCAGTCTTTATTGATCGTCGCTGGCGAGGCCACACAGAACAGCGCAGAGGGGCACTCCAGCAGCTGGCTGG GGTTTTTCCAAATGCTCAACCATGGCTGAAAAGGGAGGAGCGCCAAGTGACCGGAGCTGATCGCTGGAAATACTTTAAACG CCCTCTGATTCCTTTTGCACAGCAGGTTCCCCCAGATGTGATTTTTGCTTTGCCAAA GGAAGACTTTTTATCCACTGGTGGAAACAATACTGAGCACCAGCCCACCCACTTTACTGTGGGGGTCCAGACAGACTACAGGGAAAGTGAAGCACAGACAGACCCATACAGCCCTGAGTATGTGGTACAACCTGGTACAACTCCCTCAGAGCTCCTGCAACTGGCAGCTTTGACTTGGG GTCGTGGTCTGCCGGCAGGCCTGGCAGAAGTGGAAATGATTGAGCGGGCACGTGCCAAACAAGCTTGGGAGGCCACCCTTCCTCCATTGGATGACCTTAGTCAGCTTGACAAGAGGAGACGTAtgatggaggagatggaggccAAAGAGTGGGCTTTCAGAGAAGGAGAAATCCAGAA GTTGCAAGAGGCTCGTCTCGCTGTGCTGAAGGACCTCTTGAAGCAGAGAGATAAGGCCCAGAAAGATGTTACAAGTGAGAGACTGAACCAGATATATTCTAAGCACCAAAAAGACAAGGAGACCAAACTACACAAGATTCACAATGACTACATTAGGT CACTGAGGAAACTGGAAGCCAAGAGGAGAAACGTGGAGGGGAAGCTTGAGCAATGTGGCATTGTCAGAGACTACACAGATTCTCAGACATATACCCTTCAGATCCGCAGGGACACATTCACCAACAGGAACACTCGCAACAATGAGTTAAAAAGCTACTACTTAGACACATATGAAG GCTTGCTAGAATTAGAGGCAGGACTATCTGCCTCCGTCCTCAAGCCACAGGTGAAAAGACCCAAACCCAAAGTCAACATCAGCAAGGATGTGATCAAGCCCCCTGTGAGCAGAGCAGTAGAACTGATGAAGAAATACAAG GCCCtgagagaggagaagaacaaGCAATTGACAAGGAAGTCCTTGCGTTTTCTTGTCAAGAAGGAGAAGCCCGTTCCTCGTCCTGTCACTCCCAGATTGGAGGAGCCACCAGAG GGGGATGAGGAGATAGACCACGCAATCATCCAATTGCAGAAGCTACTGAGAGGAAGAAGCATCCAATACGAG ATGTTTATGGGCAAGGAAAACCATCTGGCACTCATCCAGGAACTAAGGACTGTAAATGCCCTTcagagagaagagcaggagCTACAGAAAGCTGACAAAGAGCTCGTCATGACCCTAAAAATACAGAGAGACAAACATAGACACAAg ACCTCTCAAGAGGAGGCATCTCAGGCTAGAGTGGTTGGTGAAGAGCTTGAACACCTGTTCGACACCTTGTCCAAGCAGCTGATTCATCTCCAGGAAGAGCGAAGGATCCATGCATTTACCCTGCTGGCTGAGAGAGACCGTCGCCTACGAGAGGCTGAGGAGAGTGGGCGGAGGCAGGTGGAGGAGTGCAGACGCAGAGAAGAAGATGAGATCTTTAGACAA GTGGTGCAGGTACACCAGGAAACTGTGGATTTGTATTTGGAGGACATCATCTTAGGGACCTTGGAGCAGACAGCTGACCAGCAGGCCAGAGAAGAGATCCACAGGAGGGCAAAGGAGGTCAATGACATTGCTTATGCCATGGAGGAAAG CCGAAATGATCTTCAGTCGGAGGAGATTGTGTCAGAGTTGGTGTACAGTTTCCTTATCCCAGAGGTGGAGAAGTTCAGCGTCAGACAAAGAG TGCACCAGAGGCAGCATAGACACTTGCAGGCAGCTCGGAGTATTATTCAGGGGACTGCAGAGCATTCTGGGATCCTTCCTAGTACTCTGGGGGCCTCTCGGTCAATCTTTCCCTCTGAAAGAGCTTCCAACCGAGTCCTCAAGGAGATGATCAGCCAAGTGGAGCAGAAGCAAGGGAAGGAAGCAGAGCAGTACCACACTCAAACCGAGTAG
- the si:ch211-214p13.9 gene encoding cell surface glycoprotein CD200 receptor 1-A — protein sequence MRDMPWIYAAIILLLPKACRVSVVRNEAFNVGSDVNLTCSNKTWNEMMYVIWTIDMKYNTKDCKIAFDTEGRSDDSCKDGKSLRNTSSAQSYLHIPNFSDNDVGVYKCESVYRGANENYEINVAITVPPSISAWLERKDNRMVAVCKAESGIPAANISWSHMGNSSTVETLLDSRGFYTVESLLELPEGMDTVNLSCVIRHPYWKGEKILVPELQKGYVLWLCVLIVVVIIVFLAGVLFFAQKKIIMLRQCQQSDDTSSPSKSPPIEDVEEVEPYASYIQRVNSIYNSSDLYT from the exons ATGAGGGACATGCCGTGGATATATGCTGCGATTATCCTCTTGTTGCCTAAGGCATGCCGTGTTTCAG ttgtcAGAAATGAAGCTTTCAATGTGGGGAGTGATGTTAACCTGACATGCAGCAATAAAACATGGAATGAGATGATGTATGTCATCTGGACAATAGACatgaaatacaatacaaaagaTTGTAAGATAGCCTTTGACACTGAAGGCCGAAGCGATGACTCCTGCAAAGATGGAAAGTCACTTCGAAACACATCCAGTGCTCAGTCATACCTGCACATCCCAAACTTCTCAGATAATGATGTGGGGGTCTACAAGTGTGAGTCAGTTTACAGAGGAGCAAATGAAAATTATGAGATCAACGTGGCTATAACAG TTCCTCCCAGTATATCAGCCTGGTTAGAGCGCAAGGACAACAGGATGGTGGCAGTGTGCAAAGCTGAAAGTGGAATACCTGCTGCCAACATCAGCTGGAGTCATATGGGAAACTCATCAACTGTGGAAACATTGCTTGACTCACGTGGATTTTATACAGTAGAAAGTCTTCTGGAGCTTCCAGAAGGAATGGATACAGTTAACCTGAGCTGTGTGATCAGGCACCCATACTGGAAAGGGGAAAAGATTTTGGTACCGGAGCTCCAAAAAG GGTATGTTCTATGGCTGTGTGTCCTTATCGTTGTGGTGATCATTGTGTTTTTGGCAGGAGTATTATTTTTtgcacaaaagaaaataataatgttaag GCAATGCCAGCAGTCCGACGACACCTCATCACCATCCAAGTCTCCACCG ATAGAGGATGTGGAGGAAGTGGAGCCCTATGCCAGCTATATTCAACGTGTGAACTCTATCTATAACTCATCTGATTTGTACACATAA
- the cfap91 gene encoding cilia- and flagella-associated protein 91 isoform X3 gives MQEMSGEITPPSFNNPVYTVSSQVDHARSCVKAYASKDRVRRVPEFESMFSNLPHHPRYTVQLDPVDPVPVFIDRRWRGHTEQRRGALQQLAGVFPNAQPWLKREERQVTGADRWKYFKRPLIPFAQQVPPDVIFALPKEDFLSTGGNNTEHQPTHFTVGVQTDYRESEAQTDPYSPEYVVQPGTTPSELLQLAALTWGRGLPAGLAEVEMIERARAKQAWEATLPPLDDLSQLDKRRRMMEEMEAKEWAFREGEIQKLQEARLAVLKDLLKQRDKAQKDVTSERLNQIYSKHQKDKETKLHKIHNDYIRSLRKLEAKRRNVEGKLEQCGIVRDYTDSQTYTLQIRRDTFTNRNTRNNELKSYYLDTYEGLLELEAGLSASVLKPQVKRPKPKVNISKDVIKPPVSRAVELMKKYKALREEKNKQLTRKSLRFLVKKEKPVPRPVTPRLEEPPEGDEEIDHAIIQLQKLLRGRSIQYEMFMGKENHLALIQELRTVNALQREEQELQKADKELVMTLKIQRDKHRHKTSQEEASQARVVGEELEHLFDTLSKQLIHLQEERRIHAFTLLAERDRRLREAEESGRRQVEECRRREEDEIFRQVVQVHQETVDLYLEDIILGTLEQTADQQAREEIHRRAKEVNDIAYAMEESSRNDLQSEEIVSELVYSFLIPEVEKFSVRQRVHQRQHRHLQAARSIIQGTAEHSGILPSTLGASRSIFPSERASNRVLKEMISQVEQKQGKEAEQYHTQTE, from the exons ATGCAGGAAATGAGCGGAGAGATCACCCCTCCCTCTTTCAACA ATCCAGTTTACACGGTGTCATCGCAGGTAGACCATGCCAGGTCCTGCGTCAAGGCCTATGCGTCTAAGGACCGAGTA AGAAGAGTGCCTGAGTTTGAGTCTATGTTCAGTAACTTGCCCCACCATCCACGGTACACTGTTCAACTGGACCCTGTAGACCCAGTGCCAGTCTTTATTGATCGTCGCTGGCGAGGCCACACAGAACAGCGCAGAGGGGCACTCCAGCAGCTGGCTGG GGTTTTTCCAAATGCTCAACCATGGCTGAAAAGGGAGGAGCGCCAAGTGACCGGAGCTGATCGCTGGAAATACTTTAAACG CCCTCTGATTCCTTTTGCACAGCAGGTTCCCCCAGATGTGATTTTTGCTTTGCCAAA GGAAGACTTTTTATCCACTGGTGGAAACAATACTGAGCACCAGCCCACCCACTTTACTGTGGGGGTCCAGACAGACTACAGGGAAAGTGAAGCACAGACAGACCCATACAGCCCTGAGTATGTGGTACAACCTGGTACAACTCCCTCAGAGCTCCTGCAACTGGCAGCTTTGACTTGGG GTCGTGGTCTGCCGGCAGGCCTGGCAGAAGTGGAAATGATTGAGCGGGCACGTGCCAAACAAGCTTGGGAGGCCACCCTTCCTCCATTGGATGACCTTAGTCAGCTTGACAAGAGGAGACGTAtgatggaggagatggaggccAAAGAGTGGGCTTTCAGAGAAGGAGAAATCCAGAA GTTGCAAGAGGCTCGTCTCGCTGTGCTGAAGGACCTCTTGAAGCAGAGAGATAAGGCCCAGAAAGATGTTACAAGTGAGAGACTGAACCAGATATATTCTAAGCACCAAAAAGACAAGGAGACCAAACTACACAAGATTCACAATGACTACATTAGGT CACTGAGGAAACTGGAAGCCAAGAGGAGAAACGTGGAGGGGAAGCTTGAGCAATGTGGCATTGTCAGAGACTACACAGATTCTCAGACATATACCCTTCAGATCCGCAGGGACACATTCACCAACAGGAACACTCGCAACAATGAGTTAAAAAGCTACTACTTAGACACATATGAAG GCTTGCTAGAATTAGAGGCAGGACTATCTGCCTCCGTCCTCAAGCCACAGGTGAAAAGACCCAAACCCAAAGTCAACATCAGCAAGGATGTGATCAAGCCCCCTGTGAGCAGAGCAGTAGAACTGATGAAGAAATACAAG GCCCtgagagaggagaagaacaaGCAATTGACAAGGAAGTCCTTGCGTTTTCTTGTCAAGAAGGAGAAGCCCGTTCCTCGTCCTGTCACTCCCAGATTGGAGGAGCCACCAGAG GGGGATGAGGAGATAGACCACGCAATCATCCAATTGCAGAAGCTACTGAGAGGAAGAAGCATCCAATACGAG ATGTTTATGGGCAAGGAAAACCATCTGGCACTCATCCAGGAACTAAGGACTGTAAATGCCCTTcagagagaagagcaggagCTACAGAAAGCTGACAAAGAGCTCGTCATGACCCTAAAAATACAGAGAGACAAACATAGACACAAg ACCTCTCAAGAGGAGGCATCTCAGGCTAGAGTGGTTGGTGAAGAGCTTGAACACCTGTTCGACACCTTGTCCAAGCAGCTGATTCATCTCCAGGAAGAGCGAAGGATCCATGCATTTACCCTGCTGGCTGAGAGAGACCGTCGCCTACGAGAGGCTGAGGAGAGTGGGCGGAGGCAGGTGGAGGAGTGCAGACGCAGAGAAGAAGATGAGATCTTTAGACAA GTGGTGCAGGTACACCAGGAAACTGTGGATTTGTATTTGGAGGACATCATCTTAGGGACCTTGGAGCAGACAGCTGACCAGCAGGCCAGAGAAGAGATCCACAGGAGGGCAAAGGAGGTCAATGACATTGCTTATGCCATGGAGGAAAG TAGCCGAAATGATCTTCAGTCGGAGGAGATTGTGTCAGAGTTGGTGTACAGTTTCCTTATCCCAGAGGTGGAGAAGTTCAGCGTCAGACAAAGAG TGCACCAGAGGCAGCATAGACACTTGCAGGCAGCTCGGAGTATTATTCAGGGGACTGCAGAGCATTCTGGGATCCTTCCTAGTACTCTGGGGGCCTCTCGGTCAATCTTTCCCTCTGAAAGAGCTTCCAACCGAGTCCTCAAGGAGATGATCAGCCAAGTGGAGCAGAAGCAAGGGAAGGAAGCAGAGCAGTACCACACTCAAACCGAGTAG